Proteins encoded by one window of Bubalus bubalis isolate 160015118507 breed Murrah chromosome 4, NDDB_SH_1, whole genome shotgun sequence:
- the ASB8 gene encoding ankyrin repeat and SOCS box protein 8 isoform X2 → MVSDADCVELLLEKGAEVNALDGYNRTALHYAAEKDEACVEVLLEYGANPNALDGNRDTPLHWAAFKNNAECVRALLESGASVNALDYNNDTPLSWAAMKGNLESVSILLDYGAEVRVINLKGQTPISRLVALLVRGLGTEKEDSCFELLHRAVGHFELRKNGTMPREVAKDQQLCEKLTVLCSAPGTLKTLSRYAVRRSLGLQYLPDAVKGLPLPASLKEYLLLVE, encoded by the exons ATGGTGTCCGATGCGGACTGTGTGGAGTTACTGCTGGAAAAGGGAGCTGAG GTGAATGCCCTGGATGGTTACAACCGAACAGCCCTCCACTACGCAGCTGAGAAAGATGAGGCTTGTGTGGAGGTCCTGTTGGAGTATGGTGCAAACCCCAATGCACTGGATGGTAACCGAGACACCCCACTTCACTGGGCAGCCTTTAAGAACAATGCTGAGTGTGTGCGGGCCCTCCTAGAGAGCGGGGCCTCTGTCAACGCCCTGGATTACAACAATGACACCCCGCTTAGCTGGGCTGCCATGAAGGGAAATCTTGAGAGCGTCAGCATCCTTCTTGATTATGGTGCAGAGGTCAGAGTCATCAACCTAAAAGGCCAGACGCCCATCTCCCGCCTGGTGGCTCTGCTAGTCAGGGGGCTTGGGACAGAGAAAGAGGACTCTTGCTTTGAGCTCCTCCACAGAGCTGTTGGACACtttgaattaagaaaaaatggCACCATGCCACGAGAAGTGGCCAAAGACCAGCAGCTGTGTGAAAAGCTGACTGTTCTGTGCTCAGCCCCAGGGACTCTAAAAACACTCTCTCGCTATGCTGTGCGCCGGAGCCTGGGACTCCAGTATCTGCCAGATGCCGTCAAGGGCCTTCCTCTGCCAGCTTCTCTGAAGGAATACCTGTTACTCGTAGAATAG